A genomic region of Sphingobium sp. HWE2-09 contains the following coding sequences:
- the gcvA gene encoding transcriptional regulator GcvA yields the protein MNGSRKYLPPMSALTAFEAAARHGGFSRAGEEIGLTQSAVSRQIAQLEAMLQTPLFDRIGRRVRLNEAGRAYAEELLPALDAIRRATARASARPSPTALRIATLPSFGMRWLAPRLPQLTARYPDLVIDFAARSQPFDFGHEAFDAAVHFGVADDWPGVTMDFLFREEAVPVCAPAWLAAHPLREPADLLHAPLLAQISRRDAWARWLTAAGVDVATLAQGAAYEHFLMLAQACAAGVGVALIPSFLIQPELEAGTLVVPFARPLSTDQAYYLVYPPGAPDRGPLAHFREWMLAQARD from the coding sequence ATGAACGGCTCCCGCAAATATCTGCCGCCGATGAGTGCGCTGACAGCGTTCGAGGCGGCCGCGCGGCATGGCGGCTTTTCCCGTGCAGGCGAGGAGATCGGCCTGACGCAGAGTGCAGTCAGCCGACAGATCGCCCAGTTGGAGGCGATGCTGCAAACGCCCCTGTTCGACCGGATCGGTCGGCGGGTGCGCCTGAACGAAGCCGGGCGAGCCTATGCCGAAGAGCTGTTACCAGCGCTGGACGCGATCCGTCGGGCGACGGCGCGGGCTTCGGCACGGCCATCGCCCACCGCGCTGCGGATCGCGACGCTGCCCAGCTTCGGCATGCGATGGCTGGCGCCGCGCCTGCCGCAATTGACCGCGCGCTATCCCGATCTGGTGATCGACTTCGCTGCCCGGTCGCAGCCCTTCGACTTCGGGCATGAAGCCTTCGATGCAGCTGTCCATTTCGGTGTCGCGGACGACTGGCCGGGCGTGACGATGGACTTCCTATTTCGGGAGGAGGCGGTGCCGGTCTGCGCGCCCGCCTGGCTGGCGGCGCATCCGCTGCGCGAACCGGCCGACCTGTTGCACGCGCCGCTGCTCGCGCAGATTTCGCGGCGAGACGCCTGGGCGCGCTGGCTGACGGCGGCGGGGGTGGATGTTGCAACGCTGGCGCAGGGAGCGGCCTATGAGCATTTCCTGATGCTGGCGCAGGCCTGCGCCGCCGGGGTAGGCGTGGCGTTGATCCCCAGCTTCCTGATCCAGCCGGAACTGGAGGCGGGGACGCTGGTCGTCCCCTTCGCCCGGCCGCTGTCGACCGACCAGGCCTATTATCTGGTCTATCCGCCCGGGGCGCCCGACAGGGGGCCGTTGGCGCATTTTCGCGAATGGATGCTGGCGCAGGCGCGGGATTAA
- a CDS encoding DUF1338 domain-containing protein: protein MSNANMGTVEALIVATLGEEAGRRTLAMLAIDPALLAERGDTVSRAAFAMALNVLLFEDLLRRVPSGNAYVADTLTRGGKVVFDHGALRSIRFPDGPTGALPGGEDAFTRIFLPLGYAMAAVYPLDRLKMTGRAYRHVDHPESIPQFFLSELHVDRFDAAFGEAATRVFGSSRDPLDDHARSVLARYEARTTVQLADAVAALPVILSAFDRQHEPPSFADYQLLLSRSNEAAWIATEGNGFNHATDRVADVAALADRLKGEDRPMKAKLEISATGRVRQTAFRADSVARPFADGEWRQVPGSFYEFISRDIDPETGRLDLAFDTGNATGIFAMTSAQEGTAR from the coding sequence ATGTCGAATGCGAATATGGGAACCGTAGAAGCGCTGATCGTCGCGACGCTGGGCGAGGAGGCCGGAAGACGAACGCTCGCCATGCTGGCGATCGATCCGGCCCTGCTCGCCGAGCGTGGCGACACTGTGTCCCGCGCCGCCTTCGCCATGGCGCTCAACGTCCTGCTGTTCGAAGACCTGCTGCGCCGGGTGCCCAGCGGCAACGCCTATGTCGCCGACACGCTGACGCGTGGTGGGAAGGTCGTGTTCGACCATGGCGCCCTCCGCTCGATCCGCTTCCCCGACGGCCCGACCGGCGCGCTGCCGGGCGGCGAAGACGCATTCACCCGTATCTTCCTGCCACTGGGCTACGCAATGGCGGCGGTCTATCCGCTCGATCGCCTCAAAATGACCGGCCGCGCCTATCGCCATGTCGACCACCCTGAATCGATCCCGCAATTCTTCCTGTCCGAACTCCATGTCGACCGGTTCGATGCCGCATTCGGCGAAGCGGCAACGCGGGTTTTCGGCAGTTCGCGCGACCCGCTGGACGATCATGCTCGGTCCGTCCTGGCCCGTTATGAAGCGCGTACAACTGTCCAACTCGCTGACGCAGTCGCTGCCTTGCCGGTGATCCTCTCCGCCTTCGACCGACAGCATGAACCGCCCAGTTTCGCCGATTATCAATTGCTTCTGTCCCGTTCCAACGAAGCGGCCTGGATCGCGACGGAGGGCAATGGCTTCAACCATGCGACCGACCGGGTGGCGGACGTCGCCGCACTCGCCGATCGGCTGAAAGGAGAGGACCGCCCGATGAAAGCCAAGCTCGAAATCTCCGCCACCGGCCGGGTGCGCCAGACTGCCTTCCGCGCCGACAGCGTGGCGCGGCCCTTTGCCGATGGCGAATGGCGGCAGGTGCCCGGCTCCTTTTATGAGTTCATCAGCCGCGACATCGACCCGGAAACGGGACGGCTCGACCTGGCGTTCGACACCGGCAATGCAACCGGGATCTTCGCCATGACCAGCGCGCAGGAAGGCACGGCACGATGA
- the astD gene encoding succinylglutamate-semialdehyde dehydrogenase, giving the protein MSAMLQSFDPASRELVWEGPVASADDCHRAVATARAALPGWRALPVDDRIAIARRYAQVLGERRAALAQLISRETGKLLWESDAEIGSMIAKVDVSIKAHAERTGERTADMPFGRAVLRHRGHGVMAVLGPYNFPGHLPNGHIVPALIAGNAVVFKPSEITPATGAAMADAWAAAGLPDGLLTIVQGGRATGEALVAGDIDGLLFTGSAGAGAALRRALVDRPHVIMALELGGNNPLIAWDSPEATASIIVNSAFITTGQRCSCARRLIVPEGRVGDAIVEATAALAARLPIAAWNEPGDAFMGPLVSDQAAAAANRAVGDLIARGARVIRAFDGVPGRSAAFVTPALLDLTGVDAPDAEIFAPVLTIVRVPDFDSAIAAANATSFGLSAGLISQDDALWNRVVEESRAGVVNRNRPTTGAAGNMPFGGLGASGNHRPSAYYAADYCAYPIASFEAQSVAAVPVTGLND; this is encoded by the coding sequence ATGAGCGCGATGCTACAATCCTTTGACCCGGCATCCCGCGAGTTGGTGTGGGAAGGCCCGGTCGCCAGCGCCGACGATTGCCATCGCGCCGTCGCCACAGCCCGCGCCGCCCTGCCCGGCTGGCGCGCGCTGCCGGTGGACGACCGCATCGCCATTGCCCGCCGCTACGCCCAGGTGCTGGGGGAACGCCGTGCCGCGCTAGCGCAACTCATATCGCGCGAAACGGGCAAATTGCTGTGGGAAAGCGACGCCGAAATCGGATCGATGATTGCCAAGGTCGATGTGTCGATCAAGGCCCATGCCGAACGCACCGGCGAGCGCACCGCCGACATGCCCTTTGGCCGCGCAGTGCTGCGTCATCGCGGCCATGGCGTGATGGCGGTGCTTGGCCCCTATAATTTCCCCGGCCATCTGCCCAACGGCCATATCGTTCCCGCCCTGATCGCGGGCAATGCCGTTGTGTTCAAACCGTCGGAGATCACCCCCGCCACCGGCGCCGCCATGGCCGACGCCTGGGCTGCGGCAGGCCTGCCCGATGGATTGCTGACCATCGTGCAGGGTGGCCGCGCGACCGGAGAGGCACTGGTCGCTGGCGACATAGACGGGCTGCTCTTCACTGGATCGGCGGGCGCTGGCGCAGCCTTGCGGCGGGCGCTGGTCGATCGGCCCCATGTCATCATGGCGCTGGAATTGGGCGGCAACAATCCGCTGATCGCCTGGGACTCGCCCGAAGCTACCGCGTCGATCATCGTCAATTCCGCCTTCATCACCACTGGTCAGCGCTGTTCCTGCGCCCGCCGCCTGATCGTGCCCGAAGGCAGGGTGGGCGACGCCATCGTGGAGGCAACCGCCGCGCTCGCTGCCCGCTTGCCGATCGCCGCCTGGAACGAACCGGGCGATGCCTTCATGGGACCGCTGGTGTCGGACCAGGCCGCCGCCGCGGCGAATCGCGCCGTCGGCGACCTGATCGCACGCGGCGCGCGGGTCATACGCGCCTTTGACGGGGTGCCGGGCCGCAGCGCCGCCTTCGTCACCCCGGCTTTGCTCGACCTGACCGGCGTGGATGCCCCGGACGCGGAGATCTTTGCGCCAGTGCTGACGATCGTGCGCGTGCCGGATTTCGACTCTGCGATCGCCGCCGCCAACGCTACTAGCTTCGGCCTGTCCGCCGGGCTGATCTCGCAAGACGATGCGCTATGGAACCGGGTGGTGGAGGAAAGTCGCGCCGGCGTCGTCAACCGCAACCGCCCGACCACCGGCGCGGCGGGCAACATGCCCTTTGGCGGCCTGGGCGCGTCGGGCAATCATCGGCCCAGCGCCTATTACGCCGCCGATTATTGCGCCTATCCCATCGCCAGTTTCGAAGCGCAAAGCGTGGCCGCCGTGCCGGTGACGGGGCTGAACGATTAA
- a CDS encoding VOC family protein, with protein MFSHIMVGANDLAASKAFYDAIFGAVAGKPGFFDDMGRIIYMHDGALFIVTKPIDGASACHANGGTIGFAMASPEQADAWHEAGVASGGTPCEDPPGVREGGFGKLYLAYLRDPAGNKLCGLHRIG; from the coding sequence ATGTTCAGCCACATCATGGTGGGCGCCAACGATCTGGCGGCGTCCAAGGCCTTTTATGATGCGATATTCGGCGCGGTCGCTGGCAAGCCGGGCTTCTTCGACGATATGGGCCGCATCATTTATATGCATGATGGCGCGCTGTTCATCGTGACCAAGCCGATCGATGGCGCATCGGCCTGCCACGCCAATGGTGGCACCATCGGTTTTGCCATGGCGTCGCCCGAGCAGGCGGATGCCTGGCATGAGGCTGGCGTCGCGTCCGGCGGCACGCCGTGCGAAGACCCGCCGGGGGTTCGCGAAGGCGGGTTCGGCAAACTCTACCTTGCCTATCTGCGTGATCCTGCAGGCAATAAGCTATGCGGATTGCACCGGATCGGTTGA
- a CDS encoding DUF2093 domain-containing protein, with product MVTDIPGLAVLRYDTPHFDIVRSGQFVLCAVSGARIDLEDLKYWSAEFQEAYRGPQEATRSFLEHRGSDFR from the coding sequence ATGGTGACCGATATTCCCGGGCTGGCCGTGCTGCGTTACGATACGCCGCATTTCGATATCGTGCGGTCGGGGCAGTTCGTGCTGTGCGCCGTGTCGGGTGCGCGAATCGATCTGGAGGATCTGAAATATTGGAGCGCGGAATTTCAGGAGGCCTATCGCGGGCCGCAGGAGGCGACTCGATCCTTCCTGGAGCATCGCGGAAGCGATTTTCGATAG
- a CDS encoding NAD(P)H-dependent flavin oxidoreductase, which yields MFKGLKPIVYGGREVWPLVEGGKGVAVSNHASSGAWAAAGGIGTVSAVNADSYDSFGNVIPQIYHGRTRRDRHEELVAYAIDGAVEQVKRAYEIAGGKGAININVLWEMGGAQRILHGVLEKTRGMVAGVTCGAGMPYKLSEIAASYNVSYLPIVSSGRAFRALWKRAYSKASEWLAAVVYEDPWLAGGHNGLSNAEDPKVPQDPYPRVKALRETMREGGISDDVPIIMAGGVWALKDWNDWIDNPELGSIAFQFGTRPLLTQESPIPQEWKDRLTQLNPGDVLLHKFSPTGFYSSAVRNPFLRQLEARSERQIPFSTEQAGDHTHQLDVGVKGKNFWVTLGDLNRAREWVGQGFTAALKTPDNTLVFVGEEEKNVIRKDQTDCMGCLSQCSFSSWMDSETNSTGRLADPRSFCIQKALQEAVHGGDLDQNLIFAGHGAYKFKQDPFYSNGFVPTVKQLVDRILTGD from the coding sequence TTGTTCAAGGGGTTGAAGCCCATCGTCTATGGTGGCCGTGAAGTCTGGCCGCTGGTCGAAGGCGGCAAGGGCGTTGCTGTGTCCAACCACGCCAGTTCGGGCGCCTGGGCGGCGGCCGGCGGCATCGGCACGGTGTCGGCGGTCAATGCCGACAGCTATGACAGTTTCGGCAACGTCATCCCTCAGATTTACCATGGCCGCACCCGGCGCGATCGCCATGAGGAACTGGTCGCCTACGCCATCGACGGCGCGGTCGAACAGGTGAAGCGCGCCTATGAGATCGCCGGTGGCAAGGGCGCGATCAACATCAACGTGCTGTGGGAAATGGGCGGCGCCCAGCGCATTCTGCACGGCGTCCTGGAAAAGACGCGCGGCATGGTGGCAGGCGTCACCTGCGGCGCGGGCATGCCCTATAAGCTGTCGGAAATCGCCGCCTCCTACAATGTCAGCTACCTGCCCATCGTATCCTCCGGCCGCGCCTTCCGCGCGCTGTGGAAGCGCGCCTATTCCAAGGCGTCTGAATGGCTGGCGGCGGTCGTCTATGAAGACCCCTGGCTGGCGGGCGGGCATAACGGCCTGTCCAACGCCGAAGACCCCAAAGTGCCCCAAGACCCCTATCCGCGCGTGAAAGCGCTGCGCGAAACGATGCGTGAAGGCGGCATTTCGGACGATGTGCCGATCATCATGGCGGGCGGCGTCTGGGCGCTCAAGGACTGGAACGACTGGATCGACAATCCCGAACTGGGCAGCATCGCCTTCCAGTTCGGCACCCGACCACTGCTGACGCAGGAAAGCCCGATCCCGCAGGAGTGGAAGGATCGGCTGACCCAGCTCAATCCCGGCGACGTTCTGCTGCATAAATTCTCGCCCACCGGCTTCTACAGTTCGGCGGTGCGCAATCCCTTTCTGCGTCAATTGGAAGCGCGGTCGGAACGGCAGATTCCCTTCAGCACCGAACAGGCGGGCGACCATACGCACCAGCTGGACGTGGGCGTGAAGGGCAAGAATTTCTGGGTCACGTTGGGCGACCTCAATCGCGCGCGCGAATGGGTGGGGCAGGGCTTCACCGCCGCGCTCAAGACGCCGGACAACACGCTGGTGTTCGTGGGCGAAGAGGAAAAGAACGTAATCCGCAAGGATCAGACGGACTGCATGGGCTGCCTTAGCCAATGTTCCTTCTCGTCCTGGATGGATAGCGAAACCAACTCGACCGGTCGCCTGGCCGATCCGCGCAGCTTCTGCATCCAGAAGGCGTTGCAGGAGGCGGTGCATGGCGGCGACCTGGATCAGAACCTGATCTTCGCGGGCCACGGCGCCTATAAATTCAAGCAGGATCCCTTCTACTCCAACGGCTTCGTCCCGACGGTGAAGCAGCTGGTCGATCGCATCCTGACGGGCGATTGA
- a CDS encoding glycosyltransferase: MADRPHILHVHGSFTLGGKEARAVRLMNIWGDKARHSIVSADPQAIGARDAIDPGVAVDFPDGPSFAGKPGLARYKVITAFLKQFDLVLTYNWGSMDAVMAHRLAGAAAGLPPLIHHEDGFNADETNGLKTKRNLFRRVALQRAHAMVVPSVRLEGIARNVWKQPADKVRLIRNGIDVARYAMPPAPDAIPGLVRSPGKLLVGTLAGLRAVKNIPRLVRAVAAHKDRLQLVVVGEGPERDAILAEAAAQGLDDIHMAGFMDRPWRFVGLFDIFVLSSDSEQFPISLVEAMAAGVPAASMNVGDVANMVAPENRGFVVGNEQGLADALGALAADADLRARLGAANRQRAARDYAEDDMVDAYASLYGEALASPMILR; this comes from the coding sequence ATGGCTGATCGGCCGCATATCCTGCACGTCCATGGCAGTTTCACGCTGGGCGGCAAGGAAGCGCGGGCTGTGCGTCTGATGAACATCTGGGGCGACAAGGCGCGCCATAGCATCGTCAGCGCCGATCCGCAGGCCATAGGCGCGCGCGACGCGATCGATCCGGGTGTCGCTGTCGATTTCCCCGACGGGCCATCTTTCGCGGGCAAGCCGGGTCTCGCCCGCTACAAAGTCATCACCGCTTTCCTCAAGCAGTTCGATCTGGTGCTGACCTATAATTGGGGATCGATGGACGCAGTCATGGCGCACCGGCTGGCGGGTGCGGCGGCGGGACTGCCGCCGCTCATCCATCATGAAGACGGCTTCAACGCCGATGAGACCAATGGGCTGAAGACCAAGCGCAATCTGTTCCGCCGCGTGGCCCTGCAACGCGCCCACGCCATGGTCGTGCCATCGGTGCGGTTGGAGGGAATCGCGCGTAACGTGTGGAAGCAACCGGCGGACAAAGTGCGGTTGATCCGCAACGGTATCGACGTGGCGCGCTATGCCATGCCGCCCGCGCCCGATGCGATACCCGGCCTGGTCCGATCGCCGGGCAAGTTGCTGGTTGGTACGCTGGCGGGCCTGCGCGCAGTCAAGAATATCCCGCGCCTCGTCCGCGCGGTCGCTGCGCACAAGGATCGCCTGCAACTGGTTGTAGTGGGCGAGGGGCCGGAACGCGACGCGATCCTGGCCGAAGCCGCCGCGCAGGGGCTGGACGATATCCATATGGCCGGTTTCATGGACCGCCCCTGGCGCTTCGTCGGCCTGTTCGACATCTTCGTCCTGTCGTCCGACAGCGAGCAATTTCCGATCTCGCTGGTGGAGGCAATGGCGGCGGGGGTGCCAGCCGCGTCCATGAATGTAGGCGATGTCGCCAATATGGTCGCGCCGGAGAACCGGGGCTTCGTGGTCGGGAATGAGCAAGGATTGGCCGACGCCCTTGGCGCCCTCGCCGCCGACGCCGATCTCCGCGCGCGCCTGGGCGCCGCCAATCGCCAGCGCGCGGCCCGCGATTATGCCGAAGACGACATGGTCGACGCCTATGCGTCATTATATGGGGAGGCTCTGGCAAGTCCCATGATTTTGCGCTAG
- a CDS encoding alpha/beta fold hydrolase, whose amino-acid sequence MVGYSDGYWWSPDGLRLHYRDYAGGADGRPPLLCLPGLTRNARDFEPLADRLAGEWRLICPDMRGRAESAYAKDAMTYVPLTYLQDISRLLADLAITRFVAVGTSLGGIITMLIAATHREWLAGAVLNDVGPTLDEAGLARIRAYVGVGQSHPTWVHAARALAEANADVYPGYDLEQWLAMAKRLYRLNSGGRVVLDYDMKIADPIRATGSEAGVDMWPVMQAFQGIPTLLLRGERSDLLSAATAQRMVEAIGTSALCATIPDVGHAPALDEPESVVAIDQLLARVLHG is encoded by the coding sequence GTGGTCGGTTATAGCGACGGATATTGGTGGTCACCTGATGGGCTGCGGCTTCATTATCGGGACTATGCGGGCGGCGCGGACGGGCGTCCGCCTTTGCTCTGCCTGCCGGGGTTGACCCGCAATGCCCGCGATTTCGAGCCGCTTGCCGACAGGCTGGCGGGCGAATGGCGGCTGATCTGCCCGGACATGCGCGGGCGCGCCGAAAGCGCCTATGCCAAGGACGCGATGACCTATGTCCCGCTGACTTATTTGCAGGATATCAGTCGCTTGCTGGCCGATCTTGCCATCACCCGTTTCGTGGCGGTCGGCACATCGCTGGGCGGCATCATCACGATGTTGATCGCCGCGACCCACCGGGAATGGCTGGCGGGCGCGGTGCTGAACGATGTCGGCCCGACGCTGGACGAAGCCGGGCTGGCGCGTATTCGCGCCTATGTCGGCGTCGGCCAGTCGCACCCCACCTGGGTCCACGCCGCCCGCGCCTTGGCGGAGGCCAATGCGGATGTCTATCCCGGCTATGATCTGGAACAATGGCTGGCGATGGCGAAGCGTCTCTATCGCCTCAACAGCGGCGGGCGCGTGGTGCTCGACTATGACATGAAGATCGCCGATCCGATCCGCGCCACCGGCAGCGAGGCGGGCGTCGATATGTGGCCGGTGATGCAGGCGTTTCAGGGCATTCCGACCTTGCTGCTGCGCGGCGAACGATCCGACCTGCTATCCGCCGCGACCGCGCAGCGCATGGTGGAGGCGATCGGAACCAGCGCCCTATGCGCCACCATCCCCGATGTCGGCCATGCGCCTGCTCTGGACGAGCCGGAGAGCGTCGTCGCGATCGATCAATTGCTCGCGCGCGTGCTGCATGGCTGA
- a CDS encoding protein adenylyltransferase SelO family protein, which yields MNQTPQAANYRPATEIDRLMPDIGDPVVAADFPQTILRYRNDRAAASVGLEGLSDEQWIAHFGRFAPLEGSLPQPLALRYHGHQFRHYNPDIGDGRGFLFAQLRDSASRLLDLGTKGSGQTPYSRFGDGRLTLKGGVREILATEMLEALGVITSKTFSIIETGEALERNDEPSPTRGAAMVRLSHSHIRIGSFQRAAYLDDKALLGKLTDYALIQLYGETPGDNPAAELLGRVVERTADLAASYMVAGFVHGVLNSDNINVTGESFDYGPWRFTPLWDAAFTAAYFDHQGLYAFGRQAEAIHWDVAQLAVSLRPLSEAAPLIAQLERFPALYGEALAQRFCWRLGVMPDANASALVEAAVRGMVASSTPIDRFFHDWRGGVARDAAAYTDDSWTPFRQAVSGVAAVPDARQHPYWADDAPYSMLIEEVEAIWQSIDTQDDWSPLYDKVAAIRRLGDALGAYIPGFDDD from the coding sequence ATGAACCAGACGCCGCAAGCCGCCAATTATCGTCCCGCCACCGAAATCGACAGGTTGATGCCCGACATCGGCGATCCTGTCGTCGCGGCGGACTTTCCGCAGACGATCCTGCGCTATCGCAATGACCGCGCCGCTGCTTCGGTGGGGCTTGAGGGCTTGAGTGACGAGCAATGGATCGCCCATTTCGGCCGGTTCGCGCCGCTGGAGGGCAGCCTGCCCCAACCGCTGGCGCTGCGCTATCATGGTCATCAGTTCCGCCATTATAATCCCGACATCGGCGACGGGCGCGGATTCCTGTTTGCACAGTTGCGCGACAGTGCGAGCCGCCTCCTCGACCTGGGCACCAAGGGATCGGGCCAGACGCCCTATAGCCGCTTCGGCGACGGACGGCTGACGCTGAAAGGCGGCGTGCGCGAAATATTGGCGACCGAGATGCTGGAAGCGCTGGGCGTCATCACGTCCAAGACCTTTTCCATCATCGAAACGGGCGAGGCGCTGGAGCGCAATGACGAGCCATCCCCCACGCGCGGGGCGGCGATGGTGCGCCTGAGCCATTCGCATATCCGTATCGGCTCGTTCCAGCGCGCGGCTTATTTGGATGACAAGGCGCTGCTGGGCAAGCTGACCGACTATGCGCTGATACAGCTTTATGGTGAAACGCCGGGCGACAATCCGGCGGCCGAGTTGCTGGGCCGGGTGGTGGAGCGCACCGCCGACCTCGCCGCCAGCTATATGGTCGCAGGCTTCGTCCATGGCGTGCTCAACAGCGACAACATCAATGTGACCGGCGAGAGCTTCGACTATGGTCCCTGGCGCTTCACGCCCTTGTGGGACGCGGCGTTCACCGCCGCTTATTTCGACCATCAGGGTTTGTACGCCTTTGGGCGACAGGCAGAAGCGATCCACTGGGACGTCGCCCAACTGGCCGTATCGCTTCGGCCTTTGTCCGAAGCTGCACCGCTGATCGCGCAGCTTGAGCGCTTCCCGGCGCTTTACGGCGAAGCACTGGCGCAGCGTTTCTGCTGGCGTCTTGGCGTTATGCCCGACGCGAATGCGAGCGCCCTGGTGGAAGCCGCCGTGCGTGGAATGGTGGCCAGCAGCACGCCGATCGATCGCTTTTTCCATGACTGGCGCGGCGGCGTGGCGCGCGACGCCGCCGCCTATACCGACGACTCCTGGACGCCATTCCGCCAGGCGGTCAGTGGGGTTGCCGCAGTGCCGGATGCACGCCAGCACCCCTATTGGGCGGACGACGCCCCCTATTCCATGCTCATCGAAGAGGTCGAAGCCATCTGGCAATCCATCGATACGCAGGATGACTGGTCACCCCTCTATGACAAGGTCGCCGCGATCCGCCGCTTGGGGGACGCGCTGGGCGCATATATACCAGGCTTCGACGATGATTAA